Genomic window (Chionomys nivalis chromosome 7, mChiNiv1.1, whole genome shotgun sequence):
cattgataaaggcactgggacttgtttctagtGCAggtactggatttttggaaccCTAGTCTATTTacatgcaaagcttcctaggcctgcatgttgggggggggggccttggacttcccacagggcaggattcccagccctctcttaaggagggagggggagggaggaaggtgagtgggggagtgggaggggaggaggcggcgaggaagtgtaaattttttaatgaaaaaaagaaagaaagaaagaaagatattttttaaactgTTAAGAGTTTCATGCGTATCCACAATTATTTTAATCATGTCTACCTCCATCACCCCTGTGGGATTCCCCCTGGAGTCCTGCCCCAGCACATCTGCTTCCCAGTTacttgtcttcttttccttttagagAAATATCCCACTGCGTCTAATTACTGTTGCCTGTAAGTGCCTGAGGTGGGGTCACCCACACCCGTGGGAGCACATTTACTTTCTAATCACCGTATCTCCAAATAATTCACATCGTGGGTGGAGGCATCAGGGATTCTACAGATGAATTGGGAAGGAATCGCTATTTGAGTCATATCATGAAAAATACTTACTTGAATATAATCAAACTTAGGTGAACCTCCAAAAACTGCATCTCAAGACagcaatttttaatataataataatttttaattatttacagTTAAACATTAGAAGACTTTATTTATAACTGTTACCAAATATTTGGAAAGAATCGTTTCATTTACCattgtaataataaaatagtGTAAATTTTATGTAGAATATGAGAAAATATGCATCTAAATCGCAACTTTTATTTCATTCAGCTCCAAATTTGTATTTATCATAACTTAAAGAAATACTtttgggaaaataaaacaaatctctaagaaaaaaatcttgtatcgatgtattttttttttacttcccctTGAAACAGGTCATCGTGCGGCATAGGCTGCCCTCAGAGTTGCTGTCTGAATTTCGCATCCCACTGCCTCCATCCTcacgtgctaggattacaagcatgcacaaccatgcccagtttatgctaTGTTTTCTTCCCTCCTGATCAGCCTCATGCCACGTCTCgctttcctgtcaggacccttcTCAGGGCACCCTGCACATCAGGGTTCCTGAGGCTGTAGATGAGTGGGTTCAGCATGGGACTGACGACAGTGTTGAGGATGCCAATGCCCTTGTCCTTGTCTGAAGCCTCCACTGAACCCAGCCTCATGTAGCTGAAGACACCTGTCCCATAGAAGATGCCCACCACAGTGAGGTGGGAGCCACACGTGGAGAAGGCTTTCTTCCTGCCCTCAGAAGATCCGATTCTCAAAACTGCAGCTGCCACATGGATGTAGGAGGTGACGATGAGAATCACAGGTGCACCAGCCATGAGGACCCCCAGACCAAAGAGCAGCAGCTCATTGAGCTgggtgctggagcaggagagcTGGAAGAGCTGGGGCAGGTCACAGTAGAAGTGATTGATCACATTGGGGCCACAGAAGTTGAGTGTGGATATGGCCACAGTGTGTGTCAGTGCATTGCTGAAGGCACAAGCCCAGGATGTGGCCACCAAGATCCTCTGGACTGTGTGGTTCATGCGGGTGCTGTAGGTGAGGGGCCGGCAGATGGCCAGGAACCGGTCATAAGCCATGGCTGTCAACAGGAAGCAGTCAACACCAGCCAGCAGATGGAAGAAGAAGAGCTGTGTGAGGCAGGCTCCATAAGGAACTGAACGCTTGTGGGTCAAGAGACGACCCAACATTGAGGGAACAGTGACACTGATGCACCCCACATCCAGCATGGACAGATTCcccaggaagaagtacatgggagtgtggaGCTTGGGTTCCACCAAGACAGCTGCCAGGATGCTTAGGTTGCCCCCAACTGTGAGCAGGTAGGCAAAGAAGAAGATCACAAAGATGGCTAGCTGCAGCCCTGTTGACTCTACCAAGCCCAATAGAATGAACTCAGTAACTGCTGTTCCATTGCTCTCAGATTTGGACTCCATGAATTCCTGTGATAAGACATTTCAGAGTAGAAGCGATACATCTTTAttataattagttaataaaaatacaCTGGTACATTTTCATACGCTATGCCTGAAGGTAAACTTATGTGTTTCCCAGCGGtagtgtggtagcttgaatgtaattggcccccataagctcatagggagtggtactattgggACGTGTGACTTTgttagagtgggtgtggccttgttggaggaagtgtgtaactgTGGGCGTGGGCTTggaggtctcttttgcttaagctttGCTAGGTGTCGCagctacttcctgttgtcttctgatcaagatgtaaccagcaccatgtctgcctgcgcaCCACCAAGCTCTCCACCATATGTTAATGGACTAAGCTTCTAAAGCAGCAAGCTGTCACCtcaattaattgttttctttataagagttgtcacggtcatgatgtctcttcacagcaataaaaaccctaactaagacagctgtTTTCTCTCCTCTGGCCAAACCTTACGTATTATCTCCAGTTCTTGGCTTTTACCTCAAAACCTCACCTTTTCATTGCCTGATGGTACCATTACTCCAGACATTTCTCCATGCACCACGAGAAGTAGTTAATGGATACAGAAGATGtgagatatagatatatatgcaatgaaaaataaaacaaagtcaaaatTGCCTACTGTGAAACTgtccttcccacagggcagggaacccggattactcttagggatgacgagggagggggaaacTGTCTAAGTAAAACTCAAGAGGGAGACAAAAACACGGGAAACTCAGAATTATGAGAAAATTAGTAAAGTGGGAAAGGTAATTAAAGTCAGTCATGATACATGAAGGAGGTTGATTCAAGTTGAAGGCCAACCAGGCAACACAGTGAGAGAAGAGAAAACgagagaaggagaggcagggagaggagctacACATAAATCAagaatttttagataagtatttTTAGACCATTTACCTTCTACTTAACAAGCAAATGCCTTTCTTTGACTTTactttttgtgaattttttttgttttctcaagtgcaaatttatttgttttctcatctttatAACTCTTTGAGGATgtcatataatgtgttttgattatattcacccctACTCCCACTCCTCCCAGATCTGTGCCCCTTCCATACCCAGCTTCATGTCCTCTGCTTTTTGAAGCTATCTAGTACAGTTTGTGCCACCCATATACTCCTGAATGTGTGGCCTGCACTTGGGGGTGGTCTGCCTACCGGGAGTCATAcccatgaaaatttaatt
Coding sequences:
- the LOC130878416 gene encoding olfactory receptor 3A1-like, which produces MESKSESNGTAVTEFILLGLVESTGLQLAIFVIFFFAYLLTVGGNLSILAAVLVEPKLHTPMYFFLGNLSMLDVGCISVTVPSMLGRLLTHKRSVPYGACLTQLFFFHLLAGVDCFLLTAMAYDRFLAICRPLTYSTRMNHTVQRILVATSWACAFSNALTHTVAISTLNFCGPNVINHFYCDLPQLFQLSCSSTQLNELLLFGLGVLMAGAPVILIVTSYIHVAAAVLRIGSSEGRKKAFSTCGSHLTVVGIFYGTGVFSYMRLGSVEASDKDKGIGILNTVVSPMLNPLIYSLRNPDVQGALRRVLTGKRDVA